Proteins found in one Melospiza melodia melodia isolate bMelMel2 chromosome 13, bMelMel2.pri, whole genome shotgun sequence genomic segment:
- the CKLF gene encoding chemokine-like factor → MAPASPAGSAPGSPRLPPSRSPGAAARRPPATGRTLVDRAFPRTPRGALKISRTLVALAAFICFAVSGAHGAYTALAGMEMVITLLFLLLYLLRVDARMRFLLWPLADIFNSVIAALFLLVVALFAIIIKTNKGTLAGGVLGLILLVLCIVDAVLLCKKIRLDRGRGRSAPPK, encoded by the exons ATGGCCCCGGCATCACCTGCGGGATCGGCGCCGGGATCTCCCCGGCTGCCGCCGTCCCGGAGTCCCGGTGCCGCggcgcgccgcccgcccgccacAGGGCGGACGCTGGTGGACCGGGCCTTTCCCCGCACGCCGCGGGGCGCGCTGAAGATCTCCCGCACG CTGGTGGCGCTGGCCGCCTTCATCTGCTTCGCGGTCTCGGGCGCGCACGGGGCCTACACGGCGCTGGCCGGCATGGAGATGGTGATCaccctgctgttcctgctgctctaCCTGCTCAGGGTCGACGCGCGGATGCGCTTCCTCCTCTGGCCGCTGGCT GATATTTTCAACTCGGTGATTGCAGCGTTGTTCCTCCTCGTTGTGGCCTTGTTTGCAATAATAATCAAGACCAACAAGGGGACATTGGCTGGAGGA GTTTTGGGTCTTATATTGCTTGTTCTCTGCATTGTCGACGCGGTTCTTCTTTGCAAGAAGATTAGACTTGatagaggaagaggaaggagtgcTCCTCCCAAATAA